The Deltaproteobacteria bacterium DNA window AAATTGCTGAATGATCGGGTTTGCGGACGACTGTACCTCTTGTGCCGCGCCCGACGCGACAATGACGCCTCCGTGCAGCATAGCGACGTGAGTGGCTAAAGAAAAGATCTCGGGAATTTCATGGCTCACGACGATAACCGTGAAGTGAAACCTTTGCTGAAGATCGCGGATCAGTTGGTGAATGGCATTCACGCGGATGGGATCGAGCCCGGTCGTGGGTTCGTCGAACAAGAGGATTTCCGGCTCCGAGACCAAGGCGCGCGCCAGCGCCACCCGCTTGCGCATGCCGCCGGAGAGTTCCGATGGAAACTTGAGGTCGGTGCCGAGAAGCCCGACTTGTTCGAGTCGTTCTTGCACCTTGTGACGGATCTCGCCTTCGCGGAGGCGAGTCTTTTCCCGCAATGGAAAGGCCACGTTATCGTACACATTCATCGAGTCGAACAACGCGCCTCCCTGAAACAGCATGCCGAAGCGGTTGCGCATGCGATTGAGGGCACGGCCTCTGAGCGCGGTGATTTCCGTGTCGTCGATCCAAATCTCCCCCTGGTCCGGTCGCATGAGGCCGATGAGATGCTTCAGGAGACAGCTTTTCCCCGTGCCGCTTTGGCCGATGATCGCGTAAATGGACCCGTCGGGGATTTCGAGGTCCAATCCTCGCAATACGTGCTGGCTCCCGAATGATTTGTGCAAGTGAACGAGGCGGATCATAAGAGAAGGAAAAAGAATCGTTAGAGGATCGAACCCAGAAAGTAATCCCACACCAAGATCAGCACCGAACACATCACCACGGCTTGGGTGGTGGCTCGGCTGACCCCTTCAGCTCCACGGTCGGCGAAGAAACCTTTATAGCAACAGACCCACGAGACGATAACCCCAAAGGACAAGGCTTTGTAGAAGCTAGTCCAGACGTCGTCCGAGGTGACGGCGTTGCTCATCTGGGTGAAATAGGCACCAGCGCTCACGCCCAGCAGTTGCACGCCGACAAGATAGCCGCCATACACGCCAACGACGACAAAGATC harbors:
- a CDS encoding ABC transporter ATP-binding protein, which codes for MIRLVHLHKSFGSQHVLRGLDLEIPDGSIYAIIGQSGTGKSCLLKHLIGLMRPDQGEIWIDDTEITALRGRALNRMRNRFGMLFQGGALFDSMNVYDNVAFPLREKTRLREGEIRHKVQERLEQVGLLGTDLKFPSELSGGMRKRVALARALVSEPEILLFDEPTTGLDPIRVNAIHQLIRDLQQRFHFTVIVVSHEIPEIFSLATHVAMLHGGVIVASGAAQEVQSSANPIIQQFISGSTEGPMTAN
- a CDS encoding ABC transporter permease produces the protein MGRMGLFLTTALFSFVFPPFYMTQTIRRIDFIGTRSLLLIVFTGAFTGMVVAALEVMAISPVKYLVSPILLASILTFPLLNAIFVVVGVYGGYLVGVQLLGVSAGAYFTQMSNAVTSDDVWTSFYKALSFGVIVSWVCCYKGFFADRGAEGVSRATTQAVVMCSVLILVWDYFLGSIL